GCTCGAACCGGGCGACACTGATCCCCTGCCCCGGCAGCTGGGCGGCGAGCGCCTCGAGATCGCGGGCGTCGATACCGCCGCCGGCGCCGTGGCTGAGCAGCAGAGTGGCCACCGGCCGGCGCGCCCGGCGCACGACCAACCGGCCCTCGCCGTACTCGGTCACGACGATCCGCTCGTCCGTCACAGCAGCGTCCCCTGTCCGTCGGGGTCGTCGGGATGCTCGGGGCCGGTGGCGTCGAGCGGGATGGGCTCGACCAGCTCGGGGCCGTTGTTGGCGACATTGCCCACCGCCGTCGAGACCGGGTACGCCGTCAGGCCGGCCTGCTGCGCGGGCCGCAACGCGTGCAGCAGACCGGGCAGATCGTCGGCGGGCGTGCGCGGGTCGAGCCACTCGTGGCGTCGCTCCGGCTCGACGAGCAGCGGCATCCGGTCGTGGATCCGGCCGAGGTCGTCGGTGGCCTCGGTGGTGAGGACCGTGCAGGTCCAGCGAAAACGGTCGTGGGCGTCCTCGGGCTTGGCAGGGTCGCGCCAGATCTCGTAGAGGCCGGCCATCGCGAGGCTGGAGCCGTCGCCGGAGGTGATGAAGAAGGGCTGCTTGCGCGGCTTGCCCTTCGACGTCCGCTGCTGGGTGTCGTACCACTCGAAGTAGCCGTCGGCGGGAAGGATGCAGCGGCGGGCGGCGAACGCGCGGCGGAACGCCGGCTTCTCGGTCACCGTCTCCATCCGGGCGTTGATCATCCGGCCGCCGATGCTCGCGTCCTTCGCCCACCCGGGGACCAGTCCCCAGCGCAGCGCCCGCAGCTGGCGCACCGGGTCGTCGCGGTCGCGGTCCTTCGACGTCCGCTCCATGACGGCGTAGACCTCGTCGGTCGGCGCGACGTTCCACGACGGGGCGATGGCCCGCTCGAGCCGCGGGTCGAGCACCTCGAACTCCTCGGCGAGGTCCTCCGGGCTCCGGCTGGAGGCGTAGCGGCCGCACATGGCCGCCAATCTATCGGTCTGCCCCGACCGACCCGGGGTACCGACGGGCCATGGCACTGAGCAGACTGATCGCCCGGCCGCTGCTGGCGTCGTACTTCCTCGCGAACGGCGTCCAGGACCTCAAGGACGCGCCGGCGCTCGCGGCCCAGGCGGCGCCCGTGACCGAGACGATGGCCCCCGTCCTCGACGACGCGACGCCGGACGGGGTCTCCGTGCCCCGCGACCCGGTGCTGTGGGTGCGCGCCAGCGGCGCCGTCCAGGTGGTCGCCGGCCTGGCCCTGGCCACGGGCCACTTCCCGCGGCTCTCCGCCGCGATCCTCGGCGGCACGCTGGTCCCCTCGACGGCGGCGCGGTACAGGTTCTGGGAAGCCACCGACAAGGAGCAGCGTCGCGAGCAGCTGACCCACTTCGTGAAGAACACCGCGCTGGCCGGCGGTCTGCTCATCGCGGCGCTCGACACCGCCGGGAAGCCGGGCGTCGCCTGGCGGGCGCGGCACGCCACCCACGACGCCCGGCGCGAGGCGGCGCTGGTGGGTGCGAAGGTGCGGGCGCGGGTGCACCAGTAACCCCGCGCCGCCACGGGCGTTCGTAGGGACATGATCCGCTCGGCTCCCGGCGCGCTCGTGATCGCCCTGCTCGCGACCATGCTCACCCCGGACGCCGCCCGGGCCGCGTCCCTCGACGAACCCCGCAACGGCGTCGAGTCGATGACGCCCCAGCAGGCGCTGGCCGCGGCCGGCGCGGCGCTCGGCGCCGCGGCGGACGTGACCTGGCAGGGGCACGTCGACGCGACGCTCGTCGGCAGCCGACAGCGGTACCGCTCGACCCGGGTGACGACCCCGACCGGCTGCAGCGAGATCCTGAGCCTGGGGGGCTTCGAGCTGCGCTATCTCGTCAAGGGCAGGAAGGCGTACCTCCGGGCGCCGAAGTCCTACTGGCGCGCGCACGACGCACCCGGCTGGGCCGCCCGCCGGCTGGCCGACCGGTGGGTCAAGGACAAGGCGAGCCAAGCCGAGCGGGACGGCTGCCGCTCCGAGTCCATGGTGCCGCTCGCCCATGCCGCGGCGTTCGTCGCGCAGCCCTACGAACGCTGGATCCGCAACCGGCCGGGCATCCAGTTCGACGGAAGCGACGGGGTCGACCCGATGGTCGTCATCGTCGCGACCACCGGCGCCGCGCACGTGACGAAGGTGCGCTGGGGCACCGACGACGACCAGTCCGTCTACGAGCTCGCCGCCGTCGACGCCGGCGTCCGGATCGCCAAGCCCCGCAAGGCGCGGACCCTCCGCGGGTGGCTGCGGTAGGGCGCTCCGGGACGCGGACTCGTAGACTGCGGCGGGAGATGACGACTCCCGCCCCGCACGCCGATCCCTGGCCCGCGCCCACCAGCACCGGACCGCTCGACGCGACGATCACCCTGCCGGGCAGCAAGTCGCTCACCAACCGCGCGCTCGTCCTCGCTGCGCTGGCCGACGGCCCCTCCGTCGTACGCCGCGCGCTGCGCTCGCGCGACACGCTGCTCATGGCCCAGGCGCTGACCTCCCTCGGCGCGCACGTCGACACCGTCGGTGAGGACTGGGCGGTGACGCCCCTCGACGGAGCCGTGCCGGACGGCCGAGCCCTGGTGGACTGCGGGCTCGCGGGCACCGTCATGCGGTTCGTGCCGCCGGCCGCCGGGCTGGTGCGCGGCGAGATCGCCTTCGACGGCGACACCCATATGCGCAAGCGCCCGGTCGGGGAGATCCTCGCGGCGCTGCGGGCACTGGGCCTGGCCGTCGACGACAGCGACGGCGCGCTGCCGTTCACGGTGCACGGCACCGGCGCGGTCCCCGGTGGGTCCGTGGTGATCGACGCGTCGGCCTCCTCGCAGTTCGTGTCGGCGCTCCTGCTGGCCGGCCCCCGGTTCGCCGCGGGCGTCGACGTACGCCACCGCGGGGCGGCGATCCCCTCCCTGCCCCATGTCGAGATGACGATCGCGATGCTGCGCGACCGCGGCGTGAGCGTCGACGACAGCGAGACCGACCGGTGGATCGTGGCGCCCGGCCCGATCGCGGCCCACGACGAGGCGATCGAGCCCGACCTGTCCAACGCCGCCCCCTTCCTGGCCCTGGCGGCTGTCTCCGGCGGTTCGGTCACCGTGCGGGACTGGCCCACGGCCACCACCCAGGCCGGCGACGCGCTGCGCGAACTGCTCGCCCGGATGGGCTGCACGGTCTCCCGCGTGGCCGAAGGTCTGCGGGTCAGCGGACCGCCCACAGGTTGGTGCGGACTGCGCGGCCTCGACGCCGACCTGCACGACGTCGGCGAGCTGGCACCGGCCGTCGCGGCGCTCTGCGCGCTCGCCGGAACCCCCTCCCGACTCACCGGCATCGCGCACATCCGGGGGCACGAGACCGACCGGCTGGCCGCGCTGGCGCGCGAGCTGGGGGCGCTCGGCGCCGACGTCGAGGAGCATCCGGACGGGCTCACGCTGCGTCCGGCTCCCCTGACCGGAGG
This region of Nocardioides sp. L-11A genomic DNA includes:
- a CDS encoding SOS response-associated peptidase, encoding MCGRYASSRSPEDLAEEFEVLDPRLERAIAPSWNVAPTDEVYAVMERTSKDRDRDDPVRQLRALRWGLVPGWAKDASIGGRMINARMETVTEKPAFRRAFAARRCILPADGYFEWYDTQQRTSKGKPRKQPFFITSGDGSSLAMAGLYEIWRDPAKPEDAHDRFRWTCTVLTTEATDDLGRIHDRMPLLVEPERRHEWLDPRTPADDLPGLLHALRPAQQAGLTAYPVSTAVGNVANNGPELVEPIPLDATGPEHPDDPDGQGTLL
- a CDS encoding DoxX family protein; amino-acid sequence: MALSRLIARPLLASYFLANGVQDLKDAPALAAQAAPVTETMAPVLDDATPDGVSVPRDPVLWVRASGAVQVVAGLALATGHFPRLSAAILGGTLVPSTAARYRFWEATDKEQRREQLTHFVKNTALAGGLLIAALDTAGKPGVAWRARHATHDARREAALVGAKVRARVHQ
- the aroA gene encoding 3-phosphoshikimate 1-carboxyvinyltransferase → MTTPAPHADPWPAPTSTGPLDATITLPGSKSLTNRALVLAALADGPSVVRRALRSRDTLLMAQALTSLGAHVDTVGEDWAVTPLDGAVPDGRALVDCGLAGTVMRFVPPAAGLVRGEIAFDGDTHMRKRPVGEILAALRALGLAVDDSDGALPFTVHGTGAVPGGSVVIDASASSQFVSALLLAGPRFAAGVDVRHRGAAIPSLPHVEMTIAMLRDRGVSVDDSETDRWIVAPGPIAAHDEAIEPDLSNAAPFLALAAVSGGSVTVRDWPTATTQAGDALRELLARMGCTVSRVAEGLRVSGPPTGWCGLRGLDADLHDVGELAPAVAALCALAGTPSRLTGIAHIRGHETDRLAALARELGALGADVEEHPDGLTLRPAPLTGGVFHTYADHRMAHAAVIVGAAVPGVLVENVATTSKTFPDFAGFWSGLL